GAGTCGACTTTGTCTTCCTTGTTTGACTCCAAGTTTTGATCATGGCTTGATCTTGCTCGCTCAACTCCAAGATTGCAGCTAATCTTGCTCGCCTAACAGCATCGAGTTGCTTGCGCCTCCTTGTTCGACTCCAAGATCCGTTCATGGACCCCATCCTGTTCTTGGGTCAGTCGAATTCGACCGATGGAGTTCTGGGTCTGTCTCATTTTTCTTGGGTCAACCTAATTTGGTCGTCGGAATTATGGGTTTGCTTCGTTCTTCAGCTTCGGTAAGTGCCACCACAGTGTTAACTTAAGTCGGCGGAATTTTGGTTGATTTCCAATCGCTCCAAGGTTCAAATTACACCCCCCTAAGtcactgctctgataccaattgtcaggaCCTCGATCCTGACTGTAGAGAATTCTCCTTGAGTGAGGGAAATTAGggtaggaagaaagagagaaggaaagaacGAGAGAGAAGAAACGGGAGAGAAGACTGAAACAAAGGGATTTTTGGGAGAGAACTGAGAGATAGGGGAGGAAATCAAAGGTTTACTATGAAATTCATCGATGATCTCTTATTGAGAGGGAAAACCCTTTATATAGGCCTCTCTTCCCGCTAATCATTGGCAGTTACATCCTAACAACTAGGTAGTTATTCCTTTAACAATATTAATAGTCTCCTCTAAACCACCTAACTActatttattagaattattagtataattagatatattacatattgttgtatgagttttatttatttatttgttataactatgtgtaatAAGGCTAAGCCCATAGACTAAGCCCGTAGGTTATTAGGCCcgttgtgcctattataaataacacactaagagactaatctcttaagtttttctctcataattgttttctcacatggtatcaaagctaacCCTTGGCTGTCGTGGTCATGAACTAGTACCCTACCCAATCACCTGAGCATGTATCAGTTACTGGAGAAGCTTCGGCGTgggggggagtgttgagaatccacatcgcctccacaagagagacctgggctatatataaggaggagaatccctccacctgttaagctagcttttcagGTTGGGGTTCTACccgattttttttcttcatcgtCATTGTTCACgccgaaaaaaaaaaaccaaaaaaaaccctagttttCTTTCTATTCGTCACTGTTCACGCCGAACATCACTGCTCGGCCATCTTTTGTTGGAACCGACCCCACCCTAGGGTTCGCCGCCTTTAGGCCGAGTTGCTGTCAGAAAATTGCAGCCATTGGAGCTCCCACGCTCCGCCACGCGCCGCCGCCATGTGTAGACGTCCGCCCCCACGCGTCGGTGCGTGAAGGCGCGTCCGTCGGCCGTTTTCTCCCGGCTTCTCCAGATCAGCTCGCCTCCCTGCCCTAGGCCTATTCCTGGTGTCAAATTCTCGTTATGTCTAACCTCAGTGATGCAATTTCTGTTGATGCTACTCCCGCAACCGCAACTGTTGCCCCTGCTACCTCTCAGTCCCTTACTGTCTCCAATATCGAAACAGCCAATATCACCACtatcaagttgatagggtctgcCAATTATCTCTTATGGACagcctctgtcaaaatgtggttcaaagggcaaggcCAAGCCGATTATCTTACCACAAAAGCTGAAAGTGTGCCGGAAGCCAATCGGGCTaaatgggaacaagttgatgcccagttaTGCAGTCTCCTATGGCAGTCCATTGATCCAtccatcatgcagctctttcggccatttgaaacttgtgttgacgTGTGGAAGGAAGTTGAAGAATGTTATACAAATGATATCCAACGTTTGTATACtgtggtctctaatatcaagaatcttcAGCCCTTGTGTCTCAGGCTTCTGATAGGCCCCCggtcagtgttctaaaaggcgctaggcgctagtcgggcgcccgactggggcctagcgcctagggtgcctaggcggggcctaggggtctatttcttttcttcgtatgtatctacatgaagaaaatgaaagcaatatcaataattcaatataaatgatagataactaattgattaaaatattgaaaacactttaaaatatgcactaaccccttcaaaagtactccaatttctttcacaaccggatGAACTACTAGTTAACGAGAGGATCCTTCTtgccattcgttgcaagtttggtgtttgatttccataagtcatccaccattTAACTACGTAGGttaaacaaatttgaaatttatacactaaACTAATATACGatagaaactaaaaaaaaaaaagtcctaaGGATTAAAGGAAGGAATTTTATACCTAGGTTATAATTATCATCATTTGTTGCACACCCTTGAATTGCCCATGACTTTCCAAAAACTCCTTCTTTGCAAGTATAttttggcaactcaacatttaaAATATGCCCTTGCATGCGATCATCACCATAAAAAAACATCTCCACAGCATTAAAAAACCCATCCATCAATTCATTATCAAATTGCATATCCATATCTTTGAACAAATAATatggattcaaaaggtaagccgcAAAATGCAatggactatctagcctatctttcacTCTTGCATCAATAATTTCCATAATAGGCAAATAGTTCTTTTCAAGATTGTTTAGGGCCTCCTTAATATCTTTTTTTGCCTGATTAATCTCTCCatataaaaagcccatagaaggcttcttatctgcatcaacaattcgaagcactttcaccaaaggtgcaaaaaccttaagacatatagtcacaccattccagaaagcaatGCTTAACACAGTTGCATAGGCTGTTTTCCCTTTAACAGTCTTTGACCACTTGCACTCCTCCCACTCAAAGCTAGTaaacattgtcctcaattgaCTCTTTTTCTCCATTAAACTTTGTAgagtaaggaaagaagaagcaaatctagtgacacccggtctcactatatcccttttctttgtaaatgacctcattaaggatAAGGTCTTATGATGTGCATAAATAAAGATTGTCAAACTCTTGGCTTGATCAATGACTTTTTTGTACCTTGGCAGTTTTCCAATGCTTTCAAGCATtaaattgatggtgtgagtagcacatgatgtTCAAAAGATATTGGGTCTCTTCACCTTCAATAACTTTGCCGCTCCCATATTGTTGGCAGCATTGTCAGTTACCACTTGGACAacattttgtggcccaacttgctcaatgcatttgtccacatactcaaaaatgagttcacttgtatgtgccTCCTCTGAAGATTCtttagaagaaaggaaagcagtacctgcattagaattaacacataagttcatgatgctccttctttttctatcactccaagcatctgtcataatggagcacccatttcttgcccactcttcttcatgcttctttaaCAAACCTTTCATCCTGTCAACTTCCCCCGTTAGCAACGTTTCCCTCAACTGGTATTGACTAGGAGGATTGAAGCCtggcccaaattgaccaactGCCTCAACAAACAACTTGAAACTGTCATTATCAATGGCATTGAAAAGAATACCGCGCTCATAGACCCACCTAGCACAATATTCACGGACTGTCTGTGTCCTCTCTTTAAAGAGTGCTTCATTGATATTTTGTTGTCTTTGTGTCATTTTTACACTTGAACCAGCTTCAGGGCTGATGGAGCTTGCAAATTTATCCATAGGGCCAAGTGTGCGGGGTGGGTTATTACTCCCTAATTCTTGCAATTCATCATCGCCATTCCCTTCCCCCTTTTCAGAAATATTGACTGTTGATCTCATCagatcttcttcctttttcttattcttctttttattcctTGCCTCCTCAATTGCATTCTTGCATTTGGCTCTATCATCTGGAGAAGCTTTTGGACATGCAGACATATTTCCAGAAATGTGGCCAATGTGTTCTTTAACTCGGTAAACATCGCCAGACATCACCTTACTGCATAACTTGCATTTGACTTTGTCCATATTCTTGGGATCAATTAGCATCCCATACTCCCACCCCacatcatttgacttccttttaagaattgagaCGGTAGCGGACGATGCTTCCGTACTCCCCGTTCCAGACATCACTTAAACTGAACaaaatcaaatctgaaaatcatgtggaagtcaaaatcaaatctgaaaatcatgtggaagacaaaatctgaaaatcaaatctgaaaatcatTGCTAACAGCCTAACacaaatctgaaaatcaaagCTAACAACCTAACACAGGAACTTAACATTGCTAATAGCCTAACACAAATCTGAAactgaaaatcaaaatcatgtggaagataaaatctaaaaatcaaatctgaaaatcGCTAACAGCCTAACacaaatctgaaaatcaaagCTAACAGCCTAACACATGAACTTAACATTGCTAATGCTAACAGCCTAACAGATTCCAAGTAGAATCATAATCAGGATGATCTTTCCAATGGACTAAGAACTTTCAAACCTCTCCATCTCTGGTAAAATAATCAGCAAATAgcattaattttatctttgtgCACTGAATTTACTGGTAAAGGTAATGCAATGTAAGTTTGGGTAATGAAGTCTAGTTTGTGTTAAGGAGGTTCAATAAGAATCAATGAAAGGATCATCAGGTGACttatcaaggaaaagaaaaaaagagagagaggctaaaacaaatctgaaaatcaaaatcaCGTGGAAGACAAAATCTAAACATTGCTAGTGAAAGACATGGTTAATAAATCTGAAAATCATAGATGATggttaataaatagttttaaataCATAGTACATACTGTTAGTGATGCTTGAAGGCGGCGGACTGAGAGAGAAAGGGGCTCGGCGGTGGCAGAACACAGAGGAGAGGAGGTCGGCGGCGAGGGACGCGGTCGGCGGCCGGTGAGAGAGGTGGTGCGGTGAGAGAGGCGGCCAGACAGGTTGTCGTTCCAGCAAGCAGCGGCGGCGGGTCCGGCGACGGCGAGGAGGGGAGCAACCGGTGACGCACCAAGATGAGACAAcgagaggcgagagagagagaagggggggaaATCTGAAAACGAAATGAAATGTAAACCTAAAGCTGAAGAAAAGTGTGGGGGGCGGAGGCCTAGGCGGTGGCCGCCTAGGGCTGCAACTGGCGGCTAGGCAGCCGCCTTGGCCGCCTAGGCGCGCCTGGAACCGCCTAGTCGGGGGGCCGCCTAAATGGGCCGCCTCCCCCAAAAGCGCCGTGGCTGGCGGCCGCCCAGCCCgagttttagaacactgccCCCGGTCCATTGGACCTACCAAAGGCGGCACAAGGGGCAGGGGCTAGAAGGTAAAATGGGTGGAGGATAGTAGGGGAAATAGCTGGTTTGTTGTAACAAACCACCATGTGCTTCCAGAGGCAGTTATGCTGAGTAGGATGgggtataaataagagaaagagagtgagagaggggGGTGGAATTTTGTAGGAGATTGTTGGAGAGttggggcctctcgaatgccctattgtttttattttccttgctGCAAATTATTGGAAAACCATTGATATTGATTGCTGTTGAACTTGCTATCTGgtatcctatcaatttggtatcagagcagttgtCGATCACCATGGTAAACTTGAGCGAGAGAGTGGGGGACCTGGAGGAGAAGGTCGATACGATGAGGGGAGACATTCAAGCCATAGACCGGAATGTCGCGGAGATGCTCGAATAGTTCGCCATCATGTGAACAAGATGGGATGAACAGGAACGAGAGAGGAAAGCGAAGACCCATGGGGGTGAATGGCCAACGAAGTTTACCCCAGATTCTGAAGTGACCCCTGGAGTCGGCATGAACCGAAGAATGGAGGGGGGCACGAGTGCTGGATGGAGGCAAGACGGGAGAGGTCGGCGGCTGGAGATGCCGACCTTCGAGGGAGACAATTCGGATGACTGGATTTTTCAGGCTGAGAGGTACTTCACGGTCAACCAACTGTTCGATGATGAGAAGATCGAGTCCGCTGCATTGTGCTTCGAGGCAGGGGCCCTCGcgtggttccagtgggagtcTAGGCGCAGGGGAATTCGCAGCTGGGAGGGGTTCAAGCAAGGTATCCTCAACCGATTCCGCCCAACCCAAGAGGGGTCACTAGAGGAGAGGTTCTTGGCTCTCTGACAAGAAGGGACTGTCAAGGATTACCGGTTGATGTTAGAGACTTTGGCCGTACCAGTGTCGGAAGTCTCTGAGGCGTTCCTGGAAGGCCATTTCATTAATGGCCTTAAGCTGGAAATACGGGCTGAGATCAGGGTACTGCAACCAAGGGGGTTAGATCGGATCATGTCGACGGCTCAATGTATCGAGGATAAGAATGCAGCCATGCTCAGCTGCAGTAGGACGTTTGGGCCAGCAAGGGGTAGTTTCTCTACCCATTCTATAACCAACGTTTTTCGACCCCCTCTCATACAATCAAGAAGTCCGACTCCTCATTCGAGCGTTGTTAGCCAGGCGAGCAACAAGCTGCCAGTGGCTGGGAGTGGCAGCAATGTTCCTTTTAAACGACTCAACGAGACTGAGTGGAAATCTAAAAGAGAGAAGGGTCCATGTTTCCGATGTGATGAGAAATACTCTATTGGCCACCGGTGTAAGAATCGGGAGCTACAagttatgatgatttatgatgaaGAGATGGAAGAGGAAGTAGTCGAGGCTGAAACAGGGGAagggagggaagaagaagcggGGCAAGGCAGCGAGGTCATTGAACTCTCAATGAATTCAGTTGTGGGATTGACAACACCACAAACCATGAAGTTGCAAGGGGACATTGAAGGGCAGCCAGTGGTAGTACTCATTGATGGAGGAGCgacacataattttatagcGGTTGGGGTTGCCAAGAACAGAAACGACCGGGTATGGGGTGATTATGGGGACGGGAATGGCAGTGCATGGGGCTGGCATTTGCAAAGGGGTGAAATTGCACCTACAAAACCTACAAATTGTGGAGGATTTTTTGCCTTTAGAGCTGGGTAGCTCGGATGTTATCTTAAGAATGAAGTGGTTAGCCGCAGTTGGGAAAATGGTTGTGGATTGGAAAACTTTAACAATGAAGTTTCAAGTGGGGGGTATGGCAGTAACACTGCAGGGCGATCCAAGCTTAAGTAAAACCATGGTGTCTTTGAAGGCCATGCTGAAAGCTTTTAAGGGAAGTGGGGAGGGGATGTTGCTGGAGTTGGGAGCCATTACcgcaaaatttgaagaaaagcaGAGGGTAATCCCAAGGTTGTTGTAAGGAGTGCTGGAAGAGTTTGAAAGGGTATTTTCTAATCCGGAAGGGCTGCCTCCATGCAGAAAAAGAGACCATGCTATTAACTTGATTCCAGGAACAGCACTCGTGCACGTGAGACCTTACCGTTATCCTTACACgcaaaaaaataagattgaaaaattGGTGGGCGACATGTTGGGAGCTGGGATTGTGCAGCCAAGTTGCAGTCCATTCTCTAGCCCGGTGTTGTTggttaagaagaaagatggaggGTGGCAGTTTTGTGTCGACTACAGGGCTTTGAACAAGGTCACCATTCTcgacaaattccctatacctgTGATTGAGGAGTTGCTGAACGAGCTGCATGGGGCTGTGGTTTTCTCCAAGCTGGATCTAAAATCTGGTTACCATCATATTAGGGTCAAGGGGGGAGATGTTCCAAAAACGGCTTTCCGGACACATGAGGGCCACTACAAGTTCCTAGTTATGCCGTTCGGATTGACAAACGTGCCTGCAACCTTTCAATCACTAATGAATGATATCTTCAGGGAGTATTTAAGgcgctttgtattgattttttttgatgatatattggtgtatagtAAGAGTTTAGAGCAACACACAAAGCACTTACGTTGTGTTTTAAAAGTGTTGGCAGAAAATTAGCTACTTGCTAACAGGAAAAAGTGCTTGATCGGGCAGCCAGAGGTTGAATACTTAGGCCACATCATTTCTCAACATGGTGTGTCAGCTGTTCACGCTAAGGTGCAAGCGATGGAAGAGTGGCCTACTcctacaacaatgaaggaattgAGAGGATTCTTGGGGCTCACGGGGTATTATCGGCGCTTTGTGAAAGACTATGGCAAGATGGCAAGGCCCTTAACTGAACGGTTGAGGAAGAATAATTTCTATTGGGATGTGGCAGCCGAGCAAGCTTTCCAACAGCTTAAGGCGAAGATGGTTTCCTTGCCCGTGCTCGCTTTGCCGGATTTTGATAAACCTTTTGTGGTAGAGGCGGATGCTTCGGGGGAGGGCATGGGGGCTGTTTTAATGCAGAATCACTGACCCATTGCCTATTTCAGTCAAGCTTTCAATCAATTAAGGAGAACAAAATCAGTTTATGAGCGGGAATTGATGGCCATAGTCTTTGTGGTGCataaatggagacattatcttttGGGAAGGAAATTTGAGGTTTGGACTGACCAAAAGAGCCTCAAATACTTGATGGAACAGCGGTTGGTAAGCCCCGAATATCAAAGATGGATGGTGAAACTAATGGGATTTCAATTTGAGATTCATTATAGGCCGGGTTTGGAGAACAAGGCCGCTGATGGGTTATCACGCATCAACCATACAGCAGCCTTCATGGCTTTGACAGTCCCACAAGTAATCCAACTGGATCAATTGGCCCGTGAAGTAGGAGCAGATGTCAGGGTGCAGCAAATTATCAAGGATCTACACACTGATCCTGCTTCCCAACCCAACTTTCAGTGGATGGGCAGCCAACTGCTATACAAAGGGAGGTTGTACATACCGAAAGGGTCATCTCTCATTCCATTGATTTTATATGAGGGACATGATGGCAGTCTCGGGGGGCATTCAGGGttcttgaagacttacaagCGAGTGGCGGCTAGTGTTTATTGGCAAGGGATGAAGAGGGACATTCACAACTATGTGAGTAATTGTGCTACTTGCCAACAGAACAAATTTTCAGCTTTAACACCTGGgggcagtgttctaaaaggcgctaggcgctagtcgggcgctaGGCTGGGGCCTAGGCGGCGCTTAAGaaaactgttattttttttattttttaaactttgtgatataatttgatgttatttttaactaaatcaaagttgaaaaatattaataatgcaacataaaccaataatatatagaattaagcatgagaaataaattattgtaattaataaataacattttaattagtCATACAATCAATACTATAAGCAAACAGCTAAGTGGATTttttggaaatattatagaatatatataattaataataaaactaaatataaatctataattatatataaatattaaatagaaaagaaaaataaaataaaataaaaacaaaaaacaaaaacggaGCAAATGCCCCAATAACCACACAGAGAGACGGGGagacgggagagagagagagagagaggttacgaCAGATGGAGCTTGCCGCAGCGGAGATGGAGCTCGACGGCGAGGACGGGGGCGGCGACGATGACACTGAGGACGACGAGGACGCGACAGATAAGAGGCGGTgacgatgaagcttggcggcgaGGATCGAGCTGGACGCAGCGACAGCGGTGAGCTACTGGCGGgccgatgaagcttggcggtGTTGAGGCGACAGCGTTGAGGCGGCGACAGCGTTCaggtgagaagagagaaatagggAGATGTTGAGAGGTTCGATTtaatgatttagcaaaaaaaaccctaaaaatggcTGAGCCAACGAGTTGGGCGCCAAGGCGCGCAGGCCGACTAGGGGCCGCCTAGGCACCCAAGCCAGCCGATTACTCGGGCCGGCGCCTAGGAGGCCCGACTAGGGCAATTTCGGGGCGGCCAGCGGCCGCCTAGcacctaggcggccgcctaggccgatttttagaacactgcctAGGGGATTGCTGCAGCCTCTCCCCATCCCTAACCAAGTTTGGGAAGATATAGCTATGGACTTTATTGAGGGGTTACCTAGGTCGGGCAAAATGGATTCAATATTGGTTTTAGTAGATCGACTAAGTAAATATGGGCACTTTATCGGGCTGAAACATCCATTTACTGCAGGGGAAGTGGCTGGAAATTTTGTTAAGGAGATAGTAAGGTTACATGGCCTCCCAAGGTCTATTGTATCGTATAGggacaaaattttcatgagcCGATTTTGGGAGGAATTGTTTCACCTCCAAGGTACTAAACTACATCGAAGCACCGCCTATCACCCACAAACTGATGGGCAAACAGAGGTACTAAATTGGACCTTGAAAACATATTTGCGTTGTTTTGCTTCCTCTCAATCGAAATCTTGGTCCATGTGGCTGCCTTGGGCTGAACTATGGTACAACACATCCTACCACACAGCTGCAAGGACGACCCCTTTTCAGGTGGTGTATGGCAGAGAACCTCCAGCCTTGGTGAGGTTTGAAAGAGGTACCACGCCGGTGTCCATGGTGGAGCGGCAATTAGTTGAACGGGATAAGATTTTGGATGACTTGAAGACTCAATTGCTGAGGGCTCAATCAGTAATGAAGAGAGGTGTTGACATGAAGAGAAGAGAGGTAAACTTCAAAGTGGGGGACttgatttatttgaaattacGGCTATATCGTAGAAAATCGCTGGCTGGTCGCTCCAATGAGAAATTGGCACCTCGATTTTATGGTCCATTTGAAGTGGAAAAGGAGGTAGGACCGGTTGCTTATAAATTAACACTGCCCTCCCATTGCAACATCCACCCCGTCTTCCACGTGTCCCAATTACGCGAGGCAAGAGGGGCGTTGAGGGCTAGTGTGCAAGTTCCCAGCCAGCTGAGTGCAGATTTGGAGCTGTTGGTAGAACCCGAGGCAATTCTGGGGGTTCGATCG
This window of the Diospyros lotus cultivar Yz01 chromosome 5, ASM1463336v1, whole genome shotgun sequence genome carries:
- the LOC127802598 gene encoding uncharacterized protein LOC127802598, translating into MLESIGKLPRYKKVIDQAKSLTIFIYAHHKTLSLMRSFTKKRDIVRPGVTRFASSFLTLQSLMEKKSQLRTMFTSFEWEECKWSKTVKGKTAYATVLSIAFWNGVTICLKVFAPLVKVLRIVDADKKPSMGFLYGEINQAKKDIKEALNNLEKNYLPIMEIIDARVKDRLDSPLHFAAYLLNPYYLFKDMDMQFDNELMDGFFNAVEMFFYGDDRMQGHILNVELPKYTCKEGVFGKSWAIQGCATNDDNYNLVKWWMTYGNQTPNLQRMARRILSLTSSSSGCERNWSTFEGVSAYFKVFSIF